A single genomic interval of Bradyrhizobium sp. sBnM-33 harbors:
- a CDS encoding heme o synthase, whose translation MQINRSIPVRGSYANIEDYVALTKPRVMSLVVFTALVGLMVAPGGVDPFAGAVALFCIAAGAGAAGALNMWYDADIDALMARTAMRPIPSGRVSRSEALVFGLVLAICAVLSLGTFLNTAAAALLAFTIFFYVVVYTMWLKRRTPQNIVIGGAAGALPPVIGWVAAAGNVGLEPLVLFLIIFLWTPPHFWALSLNLAGEYARAGVPMLPVVAGRAETKRQILLYTVLLAPVSLLPWALGFAGAIYGAAAAMLGAIMIFLSWQVRRSNDKERQPARRLFVFSMLYLVLLFGVLLMNAVPYVQPV comes from the coding sequence ATGCAAATCAATCGTTCAATTCCCGTTCGCGGGAGCTATGCCAATATCGAGGACTATGTCGCGCTGACGAAGCCGCGCGTTATGTCGCTGGTCGTCTTTACTGCGCTGGTCGGTCTCATGGTCGCGCCGGGCGGCGTCGATCCCTTCGCCGGTGCCGTTGCTCTTTTTTGCATAGCTGCCGGAGCGGGCGCCGCAGGTGCGCTCAACATGTGGTACGACGCCGACATCGATGCGTTGATGGCGCGTACAGCCATGCGTCCAATTCCCAGCGGCCGTGTATCGCGCTCGGAAGCGTTGGTTTTCGGACTGGTACTTGCCATATGCGCCGTTCTAAGCCTCGGCACTTTCCTGAACACGGCCGCGGCTGCGCTGCTTGCTTTCACAATTTTCTTCTATGTCGTCGTTTACACGATGTGGCTCAAGCGCCGAACCCCGCAGAATATCGTCATTGGCGGTGCGGCTGGCGCACTCCCTCCGGTGATCGGCTGGGTCGCGGCGGCCGGAAATGTTGGGCTCGAACCGCTCGTCCTGTTCCTGATCATCTTCCTTTGGACGCCACCCCATTTCTGGGCACTGTCGCTCAACCTTGCCGGTGAGTATGCTCGCGCCGGGGTGCCAATGTTGCCGGTCGTAGCCGGCCGGGCCGAAACAAAGCGCCAGATTCTTCTCTATACCGTTCTTCTGGCTCCTGTCTCGCTGCTGCCCTGGGCGTTGGGGTTCGCGGGGGCGATCTATGGCGCGGCTGCGGCGATGCTTGGAGCGATCATGATTTTTCTCTCATGGCAAGTACGTCGCAGCAATGACAAGGAAAGGCAGCCCGCGCGTCGCCTGTTCGTGTTTTCCATGCTCTATCTGGTCCTCCTTTTTGGCGTGCTGTTGATGAATGCTGTCCCCTACGTTCAGCCCGTCTAA
- the metW gene encoding methionine biosynthesis protein MetW gives MALQEQALPLGGIAPDRTGKYRTDHLLVAEMIPAGSKVLDVGCGDGELLQLLESRGIDGRGIELSREGVNRCVAKGLAVVQGDADTDLVNYPDDAFDYVILSQTLQATRQPKPVLENLLRIGRRAIVSFPNFGFWKMRLQLLVGGHMPRTENLPATWYDTPNIHFCTIKDFVQLCDEINVKMERAVALDLYGRPVPLNLPWWVWNMFGEQGVFLLSRGGKGR, from the coding sequence ATGGCCCTTCAGGAACAAGCGTTGCCGCTCGGCGGGATCGCTCCCGATCGCACGGGCAAGTATCGCACCGATCATCTCCTCGTCGCAGAAATGATTCCGGCCGGCTCAAAAGTGCTCGACGTCGGCTGCGGCGATGGCGAGTTGCTGCAACTCCTGGAGAGCCGCGGCATCGATGGCCGCGGCATCGAGCTGTCGCGCGAGGGCGTCAACCGCTGCGTCGCCAAGGGGCTCGCGGTGGTGCAGGGCGATGCCGACACCGACCTCGTCAATTATCCGGACGATGCTTTCGATTACGTCATCCTGTCGCAGACGCTGCAGGCGACGCGACAGCCGAAGCCGGTCCTGGAAAACCTGCTGCGCATCGGCCGGCGCGCGATCGTATCGTTCCCGAATTTCGGCTTCTGGAAGATGCGGCTGCAACTGCTCGTCGGCGGCCACATGCCGCGCACGGAGAACCTGCCGGCGACCTGGTACGACACGCCGAACATCCATTTCTGCACCATCAAGGACTTCGTGCAGCTCTGCGACGAGATCAACGTCAAGATGGAGCGCGCGGTGGCGCTCGATCTCTACGGCCGCCCGGTGCCGCTGAACCTGCCCTGGTGGGTCTGGAATATGTTCGGCGAGCAGGGGGTGTTTTTGCTGAGTAGGGGCGGGAAGGGGAGATAG
- a CDS encoding DUF1488 domain-containing protein encodes MTLTRGDVGGYEFDRMVVLFSMRDGARVIPCAVSASAMDDLEHASRTAADQREQQFVRLRDRIEQCASRKFLAGEFEGNPPGIILRGIDFR; translated from the coding sequence ATGACACTCACGCGCGGCGATGTCGGTGGTTACGAATTCGATCGCATGGTGGTGCTGTTCTCGATGAGGGACGGGGCCAGGGTAATACCGTGCGCCGTTAGCGCCTCGGCGATGGACGATCTTGAACACGCCTCGCGCACCGCGGCGGACCAGCGCGAACAACAATTCGTGCGGCTGCGGGATCGGATCGAACAATGCGCGTCACGAAAATTTCTCGCCGGGGAGTTCGAAGGCAATCCTCCGGGTATCATTCTGCGCGGCATCGATTTCCGCTGA
- a CDS encoding alpha/beta fold hydrolase, whose amino-acid sequence MPYAVAKDNVRLYFEEAGSGTPIIFLHEFAADHTNWEPQMRYFSRGHRCIAYSARGYTPSDVPPSADVYTYEHFYTDALAVLDHLGIAKAHFVGLSMGSYSSLQVGLNAPERALSMTLAAVGAGSGLEHLEAFRAQCVANAEQYEAIGSVEVAKVTREAPSRIPFLLKDPRGHADFYAALARHDARGSANTMRSFQGKRPSIYTMTDAIRRVPTPALILCGDEDDNCIEPSLFLKRHLPAAGLSFFPKSGHVLNLEEPALFNEMVERFIALVEAGRWPARDPRSMVAAMV is encoded by the coding sequence ATGCCCTATGCCGTCGCCAAGGATAACGTCCGTCTCTATTTCGAGGAGGCTGGAAGCGGGACGCCGATCATCTTCCTGCACGAATTCGCGGCCGACCACACCAATTGGGAGCCGCAGATGCGCTACTTCTCGCGCGGCCATCGCTGCATCGCCTATTCGGCGCGCGGCTATACGCCCTCCGACGTGCCTCCCTCGGCCGACGTCTACACCTACGAGCATTTCTACACCGACGCGCTCGCCGTGCTCGACCACCTCGGAATCGCCAAAGCGCATTTCGTCGGCCTGTCGATGGGCTCCTATTCCTCGCTGCAGGTCGGCCTCAATGCGCCGGAGCGCGCGCTGTCGATGACGCTCGCCGCTGTCGGCGCCGGTTCGGGCCTCGAGCATCTCGAGGCCTTCCGGGCCCAATGCGTCGCCAATGCCGAGCAGTATGAGGCGATCGGATCGGTTGAGGTTGCCAAGGTAACGCGTGAGGCGCCGAGCCGGATTCCATTTTTGCTGAAAGACCCGCGCGGCCACGCCGATTTCTACGCGGCGCTGGCGCGGCATGATGCCAGAGGCTCGGCCAACACCATGCGCAGCTTTCAGGGCAAGCGACCGTCGATCTACACCATGACAGATGCGATCCGACGCGTGCCGACACCAGCGCTGATCCTGTGCGGCGACGAGGACGACAATTGCATCGAACCGAGCCTGTTCCTGAAGCGGCACTTGCCGGCGGCGGGGCTTTCGTTCTTTCCGAAGTCGGGCCACGTGCTCAATCTGGAAGAGCCGGCGCTGTTCAACGAGATGGTCGAGCGGTTCATCGCGCTGGTGGAAGCCGGGCGATGGCCGGCGCGGGACCCGAGGTCGATGGTGGCAGCGATGGTCTAA
- a CDS encoding cytochrome c oxidase subunit 3, whose protein sequence is MSAIILFMAVIAAIIGWWLAQQRLTAKPWLEEGSIDHFPGTGAMTLPAAKIGLGVFLAVASSLFALFMSAYSMRMNMVDWRALPVPGLLWFNTGVLVVSSVALQWAYVAAHRNNMDGVIVGLCAGGASAVIFLVGQLLAWQQLRAAGYFVASNPANSFFYMITAAHGLHLMGGLVALGRTTAKVWRGAEMPQVRLSVELCTIYWHFLLLVWLVLLGLLTGWTDDFVDICRRLLS, encoded by the coding sequence ATGAGCGCCATCATCCTGTTCATGGCTGTGATAGCGGCCATCATCGGATGGTGGCTCGCGCAGCAACGGCTGACAGCCAAACCCTGGCTGGAAGAAGGTTCGATCGATCACTTCCCGGGCACGGGAGCAATGACCCTGCCGGCCGCGAAGATCGGACTGGGAGTGTTTCTCGCAGTCGCCAGTTCGTTGTTCGCGCTTTTCATGAGCGCTTATTCCATGCGCATGAACATGGTGGATTGGCGTGCGCTGCCCGTGCCGGGGCTGCTGTGGTTCAACACCGGCGTGCTGGTCGTGAGCAGTGTCGCGCTGCAATGGGCATACGTGGCCGCGCACCGGAACAACATGGACGGTGTAATCGTCGGCCTGTGCGCAGGGGGAGCGTCTGCCGTTATATTTCTGGTTGGGCAATTGCTGGCGTGGCAACAGCTGAGGGCGGCAGGCTATTTCGTGGCATCCAATCCAGCCAATTCCTTCTTCTACATGATCACCGCGGCGCACGGACTGCACCTGATGGGCGGCTTGGTGGCGCTCGGCAGAACGACTGCCAAGGTGTGGCGTGGCGCCGAGATGCCGCAGGTGCGCCTGAGTGTGGAGCTCTGCACGATCTACTGGCATTTCCTGTTGTTGGTCTGGCTGGTCCTGCTTGGTCTGTTGACGGGCTGGACTGACGATTTCGTCGACATCTGTCGGCGGTTGCTCAGCTAG
- a CDS encoding cytochrome C oxidase subunit IV family protein encodes MTNVAVHLEAQQPSLQTHAHDAIAAPAAHEKGQQHPIKLYLVVWGWLFVLSACSYLIDYFGLQGYLRWSLILLFMMLKAGLIVAVFMHMAWERLALVYAILLPPVLVLVFVAIMVFESDYTHLIRVLFFASPT; translated from the coding sequence ATGACAAACGTGGCAGTACATTTGGAAGCACAACAACCTTCGCTGCAAACCCATGCGCATGATGCAATCGCAGCTCCAGCCGCGCACGAAAAGGGGCAGCAGCATCCGATCAAGCTCTATCTCGTGGTCTGGGGCTGGTTGTTCGTCCTCAGCGCCTGCTCCTATCTCATCGACTACTTTGGCCTCCAGGGCTATCTCAGATGGTCCCTTATCCTGTTGTTCATGATGTTGAAGGCGGGCCTGATCGTCGCCGTCTTCATGCATATGGCCTGGGAGCGGCTGGCCCTGGTCTACGCGATCCTGCTGCCGCCGGTGCTGGTGCTGGTGTTCGTGGCCATCATGGTGTTCGAATCCGACTACACGCACCTCATCCGGGTCCTGTTCTTCGCGTCGCCGACTTAG
- a CDS encoding prephenate/arogenate dehydrogenase family protein produces MSAVPIFRRVALIGFGLIGGSIARAVRVQGLASEIVTTARSEKTRARVVELGIVDRVLETNAEAVNDADLVILCIPVGACGQVAHEIAPFLKAGAIVSDVGSVKGAIVREMAPHLPGHVHFVPAHPVAGTEHSGPDSGFAELFINRWCILTPPEGADPMAVEALRAFWAGMGAKVETMTPDHHDLVLAITSHLPHLIAYTIVGTADELAQVTSSEVIKFSAGGFRDFTRIAASDPTMWRDVFLNNKEAVLEMLGTFNEDLSKLTRAIRRNDGEALFEHFTRTRAIRRGIVEIGQDSAAPDFGRPHPPLKKAE; encoded by the coding sequence GTGAGCGCGGTACCGATCTTCCGACGCGTCGCGCTGATCGGCTTCGGCCTGATCGGCGGCTCGATCGCGCGTGCGGTGCGGGTCCAGGGGCTTGCGAGCGAAATCGTCACCACCGCGCGCTCGGAAAAGACGCGCGCACGCGTGGTGGAGCTCGGCATCGTCGATCGCGTGCTGGAAACCAACGCGGAAGCCGTCAACGACGCCGATCTCGTGATTCTCTGTATCCCCGTCGGCGCCTGCGGGCAGGTGGCGCACGAGATCGCCCCGTTCCTGAAAGCGGGCGCGATCGTCTCCGACGTCGGCTCGGTCAAAGGCGCCATCGTCCGCGAAATGGCGCCGCATCTGCCGGGCCATGTTCATTTCGTTCCGGCACATCCGGTCGCCGGCACCGAGCATTCAGGGCCCGACTCCGGCTTCGCCGAACTGTTCATCAACCGCTGGTGCATTCTCACCCCGCCCGAGGGCGCCGACCCTATGGCGGTCGAAGCCCTGCGCGCGTTCTGGGCCGGCATGGGCGCCAAAGTCGAGACCATGACGCCGGATCATCACGACCTCGTGCTGGCGATCACCAGCCATCTGCCGCATCTGATCGCCTACACCATCGTCGGCACGGCGGACGAGCTGGCGCAGGTGACCTCTTCTGAGGTGATAAAGTTCTCCGCCGGCGGCTTTCGCGACTTCACCCGCATCGCGGCGTCTGACCCGACGATGTGGCGCGACGTGTTTTTGAACAACAAGGAGGCGGTGCTGGAAATGCTCGGCACCTTCAACGAGGACCTGTCAAAGCTCACCCGCGCCATCCGCCGCAACGATGGCGAAGCGTTGTTCGAGCACTTCACCCGCACCCGCGCCATCCGCCGCGGCATCGTCGAGATCGGCCAGGATTCGGCCGCGCCGGATTTCGGCCGGCCACATCCGCCGCTGAAGAAGGCGGAGTGA
- the hisC gene encoding histidinol-phosphate transaminase translates to MNRPVPNPGILDIAPYTPGKTPVPELGRKVFKLSANETPFGPSPKAIEVYKDVAAHLEDYPEGTSRVLREAIGRAYGLDPSRIICGAGSDEILNLLAHTYLSQGDEAISTAHGFLVYPIATMANGAKNVVAPETNFTADVDAILARVTPRTKLVWLANPNNPTGTYVPFDEVKRLRAGLPSNVLLVLDAAYSDYVSRNDYELGLELVATTENTVMTHTFSKIHGLAALRIGWMFGPAHIVDAVNRIRGPFNVSTPAMLAAVAAIEDTAHVQKSKAFTEEWRNWLTEEIGKLGLKVTPSVANFVLIHFPTEKGRTSADADAFLTKRGLVLRALNNYGLPHALRMTIGTEEANRLVVDALRDFMAAK, encoded by the coding sequence ATGAACCGCCCCGTGCCGAATCCCGGCATTCTCGATATTGCGCCCTACACGCCCGGCAAGACGCCGGTGCCGGAGCTGGGCCGCAAAGTGTTCAAGCTGTCGGCCAACGAGACCCCGTTCGGGCCGTCGCCGAAGGCGATCGAAGTCTACAAGGACGTGGCGGCGCACCTGGAGGACTATCCGGAAGGAACTTCGCGGGTGCTGCGCGAAGCGATCGGCCGCGCCTACGGGCTCGATCCCAGCCGCATCATCTGCGGCGCCGGCTCGGACGAAATCCTCAACCTTTTGGCGCATACCTATCTCAGCCAGGGCGATGAGGCGATCTCGACCGCCCACGGCTTCCTGGTCTATCCGATCGCGACGATGGCGAACGGCGCCAAGAACGTTGTCGCGCCCGAGACCAATTTTACCGCCGACGTCGACGCCATTCTCGCGCGCGTGACGCCGCGCACGAAACTGGTGTGGCTCGCCAACCCAAACAACCCGACCGGCACCTACGTGCCGTTCGACGAGGTCAAGCGGCTGCGCGCCGGATTGCCGTCGAACGTGCTGCTGGTGCTCGACGCTGCGTACTCCGACTACGTGTCGCGCAACGACTACGAGCTCGGCCTGGAGCTGGTGGCCACCACCGAAAACACCGTGATGACGCATACCTTCTCCAAGATTCACGGGTTGGCAGCTCTGCGGATCGGTTGGATGTTTGGCCCGGCGCACATCGTCGATGCCGTCAACCGCATCCGAGGTCCCTTCAACGTCTCGACGCCGGCGATGCTGGCGGCGGTCGCCGCGATCGAGGACACCGCGCATGTCCAGAAGTCGAAGGCGTTCACCGAAGAATGGCGCAACTGGCTGACAGAGGAAATCGGCAAACTCGGACTGAAGGTGACGCCGAGCGTCGCCAATTTCGTGCTGATTCACTTCCCAACCGAGAAGGGCAGGACCTCGGCCGACGCGGACGCGTTCCTGACCAAACGTGGCCTGGTGCTGCGGGCACTCAACAATTACGGCCTGCCGCATGCATTACGCATGACCATCGGCACCGAGGAGGCCAACCGCCTCGTCGTCGACGCCTTGCGCGACTTCATGGCGGCCAAGTGA
- a CDS encoding homoserine O-acetyltransferase MetX, which produces MTQLQSVSSPSIHSEDRAHEADHPTSPVVKFGFEQPLKLDCGIDLAPFQIAYQTYGELNADRSNAILICHALTLDQHVANVHPLTGKAGWWEIMVGPGRPLDTDRYFIICSNVIGGCMGSTGPASTNPATGKAWGLDFPIITIPDMVRAQAMLLDRLGIETLLCVIGGSMGGMQVLQWTAAYPERVFSALPVACSTRHSAQNIAFHELGRQAVMADPDWHHGRYFERSTHPHRGLAVARMAGHITYLSDAALHRKFGRRMQDRELPTFSFDADFQVESYLRYQGSSFVERFDANSYLYLTRAMDYFDIAADHDGVLAEAFRGIKTRFCVVSFTSDWLFPTSESRALVHALNASSARVSFAEIETDRGHDAFLLDVPEFFDISRAFLESAGKARGLESKAFSSEVDTGSREENASKQER; this is translated from the coding sequence ATGACACAATTGCAGTCGGTATCCAGTCCGTCGATTCACAGCGAGGATCGCGCCCACGAGGCCGACCATCCGACTTCGCCGGTGGTCAAATTCGGCTTCGAGCAGCCCTTGAAGCTCGATTGCGGCATCGATCTCGCGCCATTCCAGATCGCATACCAGACCTATGGCGAACTGAACGCCGACCGCTCCAACGCGATCCTGATCTGCCACGCGCTAACGCTGGATCAGCATGTCGCCAACGTGCATCCTCTGACTGGCAAGGCCGGCTGGTGGGAAATCATGGTCGGTCCAGGCCGTCCGCTCGACACCGACAGATATTTCATCATCTGTTCGAACGTGATCGGCGGCTGCATGGGATCGACCGGTCCGGCCTCGACGAATCCCGCGACCGGTAAGGCGTGGGGACTGGATTTTCCGATCATCACGATCCCCGACATGGTCCGCGCGCAGGCCATGCTGCTCGACCGGCTGGGCATCGAAACATTGTTGTGCGTGATCGGCGGATCGATGGGCGGCATGCAGGTGCTGCAATGGACGGCAGCCTATCCGGAACGAGTGTTTTCCGCGCTGCCGGTCGCCTGCTCAACGCGCCATTCGGCGCAAAACATTGCGTTTCACGAACTCGGCCGGCAGGCCGTGATGGCCGATCCGGACTGGCACCATGGGCGCTATTTCGAACGCAGCACGCATCCGCATCGCGGACTGGCGGTCGCGCGGATGGCAGGGCACATCACCTATCTCTCCGATGCCGCGCTGCATCGCAAGTTCGGGCGGCGGATGCAGGACCGCGAACTGCCGACGTTTTCGTTCGACGCGGATTTCCAAGTCGAAAGCTATCTGCGCTATCAGGGCTCGTCGTTCGTCGAGCGCTTCGATGCCAACAGCTATCTCTATCTGACGCGGGCGATGGACTATTTCGATATCGCCGCCGACCATGACGGCGTGCTGGCGGAAGCATTTCGCGGCATCAAGACCCGCTTCTGCGTAGTGTCGTTCACGTCCGACTGGCTGTTTCCGACCTCGGAATCGCGGGCGCTGGTGCACGCGCTGAACGCGTCGAGCGCGCGGGTGTCGTTCGCCGAGATCGAGACCGACCGCGGCCACGATGCCTTCCTGCTCGACGTGCCCGAGTTCTTCGACATTTCTCGCGCCTTTCTGGAATCCGCGGGCAAGGCGCGCGGCCTTGAGAGCAAAGCGTTTTCAAGCGAAGTGGATACCGGTTCGCGTGAAGAAAACGCGTCAAAACAAGAAAGGTAG
- a CDS encoding phosphatase PAP2-related protein → MEDTIRLYRTLLGNRAYLRSLSEGAFFLAASSIAIYAAVTYATVHASNHVTDFVLSRVGPFNVRFLFIYGTFAAFVITAGLLAWRPNRLPFALKAAALFLLVRAVFVALTHVAPSPIDPQQPAPFFNSIFYGSDLFFSGHTGLPLLAALAFWHIPQWRIFYLALTGFFGSIVLLGHYHYSIDVLAALFITHGIFQISCWLFRRDYALFRSCESEAVPRAKLTRRKILAPADGGHGSAPKPFALHLVGDESLQSGQSRTD, encoded by the coding sequence ATGGAAGATACCATCCGGCTCTACCGAACGCTGTTGGGCAATCGCGCGTATCTGCGCTCGCTATCCGAGGGCGCATTTTTCCTCGCCGCCAGCTCCATTGCTATCTATGCCGCCGTGACCTACGCGACCGTCCACGCCAGCAACCACGTCACCGATTTTGTGCTGAGCCGCGTCGGGCCTTTCAACGTGCGCTTTCTGTTCATTTACGGGACGTTCGCAGCGTTCGTGATCACCGCAGGGCTGCTGGCCTGGCGGCCGAACCGGCTGCCATTCGCACTCAAGGCCGCAGCGCTGTTCCTGCTGGTCCGTGCCGTGTTCGTGGCGCTCACCCACGTGGCGCCATCGCCGATCGATCCGCAGCAGCCGGCGCCGTTCTTCAATTCGATTTTCTACGGCAGCGACCTGTTCTTTTCCGGCCACACCGGTCTGCCGCTTCTCGCAGCGCTTGCCTTCTGGCACATCCCGCAATGGCGAATATTCTATCTCGCGCTGACCGGCTTCTTCGGCTCAATCGTGCTGCTCGGCCACTATCACTATTCGATCGATGTGCTCGCGGCATTGTTCATCACCCACGGCATCTTTCAGATTTCGTGCTGGCTGTTTCGCCGCGACTACGCGCTGTTTCGCTCCTGCGAGAGCGAGGCTGTACCGCGGGCAAAGCTGACCAGACGAAAGATACTGGCCCCAGCCGACGGCGGACATGGGTCCGCGCCTAAGCCGTTCGCGCTGCACCTCGTCGGCGATGAATCGTTGCAGAGCGGTCAATCCAGGACTGACTGA
- a CDS encoding chorismate mutase, producing MSKAPPAPPSLQELRKEIDAIDEQVHRLLMARGDIIDRLIQVKQTQEVGSAFRPAREASMMRSLVERHRGMLPLDTIESIWRVIISTFTYVQAPFSVHADVSVGEPAMRDSARFHFGFVVPYVGHFSAQAAVEAVAKSKGDLALVSAVSSRTGWWSALEADGAPKIIARLPFLERADHPAALPVFVISRVADDAMVTEVQMWSVRVAGWNADIARALAPLAEIVAVPDTAFDGAALLVSDAGTGFEKIKTALIQAGASVRSSALVGSHATRYTVPPNGSAKP from the coding sequence ATGTCCAAGGCTCCCCCGGCTCCGCCCTCGCTGCAGGAATTGCGCAAGGAGATCGACGCGATCGACGAGCAGGTCCATCGCCTGCTGATGGCGCGCGGCGATATCATCGACCGGCTGATCCAGGTGAAGCAGACCCAGGAAGTGGGGTCGGCATTCCGGCCCGCGCGCGAGGCCAGCATGATGCGCAGCCTGGTCGAGCGTCATCGCGGCATGCTGCCGCTCGATACCATCGAGAGCATCTGGCGCGTCATCATCTCGACCTTCACTTACGTCCAGGCGCCGTTCTCGGTGCATGCAGACGTCTCGGTCGGCGAGCCCGCGATGCGGGATTCGGCGCGGTTTCACTTCGGCTTCGTCGTGCCCTATGTCGGCCATTTCAGCGCGCAGGCCGCAGTCGAGGCGGTGGCGAAATCGAAGGGCGATCTGGCGCTGGTCTCGGCGGTCTCGAGCCGCACGGGGTGGTGGAGTGCGCTGGAAGCCGATGGCGCGCCAAAAATCATTGCGCGGCTGCCGTTCCTCGAACGCGCCGATCATCCGGCCGCGCTGCCGGTATTCGTGATCTCGCGCGTCGCTGATGATGCCATGGTGACGGAGGTGCAGATGTGGAGCGTGCGCGTCGCCGGCTGGAACGCCGATATCGCCCGAGCGCTGGCGCCGCTCGCCGAAATCGTCGCCGTGCCCGATACCGCTTTCGATGGCGCGGCGCTTCTGGTGTCGGATGCCGGCACCGGGTTCGAAAAGATCAAGACCGCCCTGATCCAGGCCGGCGCCTCGGTGCGCTCGTCGGCTCTCGTCGGCAGCCACGCAACGCGCTATACGGTGCCCCCGAACGGGTCGGCGAAGCCTTAA
- a CDS encoding heme-copper oxidase subunit III family protein translates to MAETALTNPGESPARAAGWQGIAADWSSDQRAFKNVSWGKAMMWIFLLSDTFIFSCFLLSYMTARMSTTVPWPNPSEVFALEIAGHHIPLILIAIMTFVLISSSGTMAMAVNFGYRRDRVKTAVLMLVTAALGATFVGMQAFEWTKLIMEGVRPWENPWGAPQFGASFFMITGFHGTHVTFGVIFLIAIARKVWRGDFDVQRRGFFTSRKGHYEIVEIMGLYWHFVDLVWVFIFAFFYLW, encoded by the coding sequence ATGGCAGAGACCGCGCTGACAAACCCTGGAGAATCGCCTGCGCGGGCTGCCGGCTGGCAAGGCATTGCTGCCGACTGGTCCTCGGATCAGCGCGCATTCAAGAATGTCTCCTGGGGGAAGGCCATGATGTGGATCTTCCTCCTGAGCGACACCTTCATATTCAGCTGTTTCCTGCTGTCGTACATGACGGCGCGAATGTCCACGACCGTGCCGTGGCCAAATCCGAGCGAGGTATTCGCCCTCGAGATTGCGGGGCACCATATCCCCCTCATCCTGATCGCCATCATGACCTTCGTGCTGATCAGCAGCAGCGGGACGATGGCGATGGCCGTCAATTTCGGCTACCGCCGCGACCGCGTCAAAACCGCAGTCTTGATGCTGGTCACAGCGGCACTTGGCGCAACGTTCGTCGGAATGCAGGCCTTCGAATGGACCAAGCTGATCATGGAAGGCGTGCGGCCCTGGGAAAACCCCTGGGGGGCACCGCAGTTTGGCGCAAGCTTTTTCATGATCACCGGCTTCCACGGCACCCACGTGACATTCGGCGTGATTTTCCTGATCGCCATCGCGCGAAAGGTCTGGCGGGGAGACTTCGACGTCCAAAGACGCGGCTTCTTCACGAGCAGAAAGGGACACTACGAGATCGTCGAAATCATGGGCCTCTACTGGCACTTTGTCGATCTCGTGTGGGTGTTCATCTTTGCCTTCTTTTATCTTTGGTGA
- a CDS encoding TIGR02594 family protein: MRQLFAFRRSLRFIALALCSASIFVFVSPASARPNHGAGRHARAYHAGHHAKHHYTYRHHRHALRKSRWERRAAQMQAGGFAENSPSFMGSSAEMVTPGGFVSSNTVKAARADRGGRRARLRHAAHASRWERAVTQMHARGLADANASVTPGTSVESNATVTPTGGAMASSYTSSNVVAEARKYLGGNPTGRGRLWCARFMNMVLQHSGYRGTGSDMASSFAKYGQRISGPQVGAIAVMSRGRRGGHVGIITGIDAKGNPIMISGNSGNRVREIPVSRGRIYAYVMPTS; the protein is encoded by the coding sequence ATGCGTCAGTTGTTTGCGTTTCGCCGGTCGCTTCGTTTCATCGCGCTGGCACTGTGTTCGGCTTCCATTTTCGTATTTGTCTCTCCGGCTTCAGCAAGACCAAATCACGGCGCAGGGCGGCACGCTCGCGCTTATCACGCCGGCCATCATGCGAAGCATCATTACACATATCGCCACCATCGCCATGCTCTCAGGAAGTCGCGCTGGGAGCGCAGGGCTGCACAAATGCAGGCGGGCGGCTTTGCCGAGAATAGCCCAAGCTTCATGGGAAGCAGCGCCGAGATGGTGACACCCGGCGGTTTCGTCTCGTCCAATACAGTCAAGGCAGCGCGCGCCGACCGCGGCGGCCGTCGCGCCCGGCTCCGGCACGCCGCGCACGCATCGCGCTGGGAGCGCGCGGTCACGCAGATGCACGCGCGCGGTCTTGCCGATGCCAACGCAAGCGTCACGCCGGGAACGAGCGTCGAATCCAATGCAACGGTAACGCCGACCGGCGGCGCGATGGCGTCAAGCTACACCTCATCGAACGTCGTCGCCGAAGCTCGGAAATATCTCGGCGGCAATCCCACGGGGCGCGGCAGGCTGTGGTGCGCGCGGTTCATGAACATGGTTCTGCAGCATTCCGGTTATCGCGGCACCGGCTCCGACATGGCGAGCTCGTTCGCGAAATACGGCCAGCGCATTTCCGGCCCGCAGGTCGGCGCGATCGCGGTAATGTCGCGCGGCCGCCGCGGCGGCCATGTCGGCATCATCACCGGCATCGACGCCAAGGGCAATCCGATCATGATCTCGGGCAACAGCGGCAACCGCGTCCGCGAGATTCCGGTCTCGCGCGGCCGGATCTACGCCTACGTCATGCCGACGAGCTGA